A segment of the Labrus mixtus chromosome 15, fLabMix1.1, whole genome shotgun sequence genome:
AGAATCAAACTCAAACAATGgattatttgtatttgtctaTCACTTTGTACTATCATATGTAtctaatttatttttatcataAAACATTGTAACTTTTCATTAGCCTACTTTACTCAAATATGCAAAGAAAATAATCCATGTCTTTGGGTTCTGTGCTGTAGATCCTGCAGCAGGCTTGGCCCTTCATTGGCCAGTACCTGGAAAAGTTGCTGGTGGAAACCATTGCTCCCGCCATCCGTACCTCAAGCATTCATCTTCAAACACTCAGCTTCACCAAGGTCAACTTAGGAGACAAGGTAAGTAAATGGCCTGTCATTCTGTATATGCTCTAGGACAAGGATGCGGATGGACCATTAATTTGGGTACTATACATGTATGTCAGGTTGCCAATACTGGACCTACAAGCCTGTTAATAACAAACCAAAGGATTATCATTCCCATAGCAGTGAGAGAAAATCTCCACTTTGCTCAAGTGATTTCCATAAAGTCTACATCAGTCGTATTTGCTTTTTGTAATAGCAGCTGCTGTGTTCACAGGCTCTGAAGGTGGTTGGTGTAAAGGCTCATACCGAACATGACAAGAGACAAGTGATGTTAGATTTGTACCTCAGGTAATACATCTTTCTACTTAAATTCTTTTCATTACTACACATTGATCTGTACAAGCAACCATTCAGAAAGGTTAGACAGTAAAACTTTGCATCCTGCACCACTGTGgctttgttattttctgtaaaatgaGATCATTGTTTACTTaaccaaataaagaaaacaactctATCATCTCTTAAATCAGCTGCCACTCCTGGTTAAACATGTACCTTAAGCCTTGTCTCTGCTCTTGCAGCTATGCTGGTGATGTCGAGATCAATGTGGAAATCAAAAAGTACTTCTGCAAAGCTGGAGTAAAGGGAGTCCAGGTATGAGAATACATATAAAGATATTCTATGCAGCATAGAATCATGGAGCATAAACATCTTACGATGATATTAGTATTGATTAAGTGGCCTGATGGGAACATCCTTGAATAtaatattttgtctttgtagCTCCATGGGAAGCTGCGTGTGATCCTCGAGCCTCTGATTGGAGACGTGCCGCTGGTTGGAGCGATAACAATGTTCTTCATCCGTAGACCTGTGAGTGCTGCAGCAAGTTACAAAcgtctgactttgtttttatttttctgcattgtCACCTGAGTTCTACTCTTACtgtatattttctcttctcctctttttttcttcttctagaaACTGGACATCAACTGGACTGGACTCACCAACCTGTTAGATATCCCAGGGCTCAAGTGAGTTTGCATGACAGAGCTCTGTGTGGATATGTTGACGGGTgtggctgcattttttttactgttgtttaaTGAGGTGTGTCTGATTGTGGAGTAAGGTTAATGAAGGTTAAAGTTGCAGAACATTTTTTACTGGGCATAGTTTTTGGGAAGATACATTTCAGAGTGTTTATTATCGATTAAGCCACTCATATGATAGACATTTCAGACAGAAGTATTTACATCTCTGTACATTTTGTGATGAATATGTGTGTTCACATACTTAAAGGGTAAGAGTGGCAATATCCTATATTTTTCCTGTAAAAGAATCCTGTAAAAAGACTAAAACCAACAATTAATCGATGCATCTAAAAGTAGCCAAAGCCTGATTTAGCTTATTCCTGTGTGCCGCCGGCTCCTATGTAGTCCAAAAATAgtcaaacacattaacattgCGGCTAAATTGAATGTAGTTCCCGATTGGTTGGTTTTGATCTTTTTACAGAGCTCTTtgaataataagaaaaatattgaaCAATGCAGGCTGATccttttcaaatttaaaaaaatgtcataccATACTGGTGTTCTTATATTCAGTATGAATATTTTGACTCCATACTTTAATATGGAGGTAGTTTTATAGGCCCGTTATGTAAGGTCAAACTGTTTACATTGTAGAATCAACTATGGTACAATCAAATAGAATATGAAGATAAAGTGATGGTCTGATAGGATTTAACTTTCATATTCAGAGTAATTGTACCATAGCTGattctgctctgtgtgtcatATGATCTTATATCATTTACTATAATGAAGTTCAAAGTAAAGCATTGTCAGATGTGTAACTTTGCTGCTGAAACATCAGTTCCCTCTGACAatacttttaatgttttcttatcGTATTCATCCTTCAGATGACATTAGCCAACATGATTTCACAGAAAACAATCCTCATCTTTAGCCAATGGGTGCCTCCTGTTGGTTCTGTTGCTGAGAACTTGAATATCATGTTATTTGTGCATGTTCATATGTTCAGCAGTAGAATATagcctctgtctgtgtgtgtgtcatcgcCTTGTGTGTTCCCAACATCATCCTGGCATTCATTTGCAGTGCCATGTCGGACACTATGATAATGGATGCAATAGCCTCCCACCTGGTGCTCCCCAACCGTCTCACTGTTCCCCTGGTGGCCAACCTGCACGTTGCGCAGCTCCGATCCCCTCTCCCAAGGGTAACTGTCTCAATAATGAATCACATGGAGGAACGTGGACCCCCACAGACTGAAGCAGATCTGTTTCATATAAGTCACAAGCAAACACATAGCCTGAAAATCATACAGCAAATTCACATTGTGCATGGAAacataaactgattttttaaatattatttttgttaCTTCCTTCGTGTTTGCATTTGTGTGGATGCACACGCTAGGGAGTTGTGCGCATCCACCTGCTGGAGGCAGAGGACCTGACAGCCAAGGATACCGTCATCAAGGGCCTGATTGATGGGAAGTCTGACCCTTATGCCGTCCTGCGTGTAGGAACCCAGATCTTCACCTCTCATCATGTGGACAGCAACCTGAACCCACAGTGGCGAGAGATGTTTGAGGTAAGAGGGAGgcgacaaaaaaaacaaaacattcctTTGCCTTGATATCAAAATGCTGCCCTTCAAACCAGTTTGTGATATAGCTTGGTGTTGCCGTCCTTGCTTTTTTAGACAGATTGTGAAGGGAGGTCTTTCGTTTTTGTCACAGAGATAAGCAGTTATGTGAAGATTTGATCAACTCCCTTGCGGCAGGAAGCCCCTGTTGCTAAGATAAGCAGCTCTTGCAAAAGCTGCTTACTCAGAGACACATCAGAGACAGATCACAGTTTATGAAATTTGAAAGAAACACTGAATTcatatgaaatgttttaacatctACCTTGCGCAATAGTGAAACTTGCCATGGTGACTCTGTTggcatgtatttgtgtgtttttttttgtcatgtgtgtatttttgtctaTACATGTTCTTTGTACTGTGTGGTTGtccatttatgtgtgtgtgtgtgtgtgtgtgtgtgtgtgtgtgtatgtgtgtgtttgtgtgtcaggtgaTTGTCCATGAAGTACCTGGTCAGGAGTTGGAGGTGGAAGTGTTTGACAAAGACCCAGACCAGGATGACTTCCTGGGCAGGTAGCTTATTCATTTTCACCCATTTACTCCGTCTCTGTGTGCTTCTCGTGTCATTTTCGTCTCTGCTAATGTTATCATTCTGTCAAAATTTCAACACCTCCGTCTCTTTGATTATTGGCTTcattgattctctctctctctctctctctctctctctctctctctctcattatttCTCCTTTAGGGTAAAGGTGGATCTTGATATTGTAAAGAAGGCCCGAGTGGTGGATGATGTAAGTAGAGCTGCTAATGTTACTCATGAGATTCAGATCATTTaataaacagcaaacacaagAATGCAGTTATAATATTGTCTGACTCTGGAAATGATCCCCTTTGACACTACAGTAATCCTGTTAGCATGTGACATTGTAGCTTCCATGTGCCTCCTCGTGATCAGATCTTTTTCTGTCCTGCCCTCTTctcggagaaaaaaaaaaacatgtttaatgactTATCTGTTTTTGTAAACAGTGGTTCAACCTAAAAGACGTCCCCTCTGGCAGTGTTCACCTCCGGCTGGAGTGGctctctctgctgtcctctGCTGACAGACTGAGTGAGGTGAGTTCACAGCAACAACTGACAGTGCTCAGTGGGTCTTTATTGTTTTACCAGATCACTAGAAGGCCTATGGGTAATACATTGACAAGTATCAGATaattatctttatatttttatgctGTTCTTTATTGAATTGGATGgtatgaagagagacaggagaggaggacgaTATACAATAATCTGATCTTTAACTCCTCGACTTTGAGCTCAGACCCAAACTTAGACACTTATTATTTACACAGAAGTATTTATgtcctgattttattttttttgcacaaaagaAGTATGTGAAACCAACCCTATAATATCGAtgtaggcacacacacacacacacacacacacagctatatTTTTCCAAGCTACAAGCACAATGTGTGATACATGTGATACATATCAACATGAAAAACAGCACGAGATGAttatcaacatgaaaacaaatgctCTTTGGCCctgatttttttaactgttgataataagaaaatataaatctcAATCTAAATGGATGTCTGTAACTAGATAAAGAGGGTCTCAttaacactttatttattattaggTGATGCAATGATGAGACTAATATAACAAGTgacataaagacagaaacatcaacattgAAGTCTATACAGATCCTTCAGATCTTTACAGGTCTGTTGCAAAGAACACGGGTACCCCATGTGTCAGAGAGCGTTCCCGTCATGCTCTTTGAGGCTGTtctttgttctcctctcaggtgATCCAGAAGAACCAGAACTTGACCAGCAAAACAGCTGATCCTCCGTCTGCCGCCATCCTAGCCATCTATCTTGATCAAGCTCACGCCCTGCCTGTAAGATTCTCATTAAAATTGGAATGAACACTCTTTTGAAAAAGTTTCATCTGTTACCCTCATCGATGCGCTTCATTTGTTTCAGATGAGAAAAGGCAATAAAGACCCGAGCCCCATGGTGCAGATTTCCATTCAGGATGCAACTAAGGAGAGCAAGGTGAGAAGAAagcttttgtttgttaaatACACCAAACTCTAATCAGAATGAATGTAATACTCccccttcctctttcttcttcagacCTGTTACGGGACAAACAGCCCTGTGTGGGAGGATGCCTTCACCTTCTTTATTCAGGATCCTCGTAAACAAGACATCGACATTCAGGTAAGTCATTTTCAGATATTACTGAACCAGCGATTAAATGTACTGTTAGGATTTACATAAAATTACTCCTAAGGTGTTGAGGTGATTAGTCCCCTAAATACCTTATTAATATTCCCCTGGTTCAATCACTTTTCCCTTTATTCTCTGGAATTCTCTCAGATTCCTCGTTTATTCTGATATttgcttttcttctgcttttatcCCGTCTCTGCATCTTCTGCTCcggttttgttttcttccaatCAGATAAAGGACGATGACCGCTCTCTGTCCCTGGGCAGCCTGACTCTCCCTCTGAGCCGTATTCTTGCGACACCTGAGCTCACCATGGACCAGTGGTTCCAGCTGGAGAACTCTGGTTCTGCAAGCCGCATCTACATCAAAATTGTGCTTCGGGTTGGTGTTTCTAACATGCACTCTCTCTTTTGTACGCTCACATGAGTCAGGATCCTGACTCGTGATATCAGCACGATATTGGATCGATATTGGATCAAATCTACAggttgatgggaaaaaaaaagattgggaTCAGGTAATCCAGTCGTGGTTATTCTTGGATGAAACCTCAAGTTTTTGTTGTTCAAAACTTTTTGGTAGGATTGGGAAACTTTGATCCACTTTTATCCTGTCCGTAACAGAGTGCTGGATTCAGGCTGCATTACAAGAAGAACATGTAaagcaaaaatatattttgctcTTATATTGCTGAATCTCTACCCTGACATTGTAGATAAGGTAGATTTTAGGTTGTGACAAAAAGGAGGATTGTAAGACcataaaatattcaaaaaaagcttctgtgaggGTCCTCTTGTGTGGATtatggcgccccctgtggacatacagtatatagcaTGAAGTCCCATTTACAGTGCTTGGTGATTCGATAATCACTTGAAGTCTGTATCTGCATGAGGTGGATTTAgtccagttttattttttaaaaactcggACCAAAGAAAGCTTGATTGTCTGATATTGGATCTTAAAAAAGTGGATCTCCAAATCCAGATCCTTTTTATCCAGTTTAAAGAACTTTATGATACTGTAATGGTTATAGTATACTGGGTTGGCATTCTTGCCGGTGCGACTACACATTTGCATTGACAGTTTTTGATGTTTACATGAATTCCTTATTCTTAACCAGTGGcgtagtggtgcctgaagaagtgggcATAAGACACCTCTTGCATATTAAGTTGGTGTGTACTacccaattagagacagagtattAAGgttcatcccttcaccatcctaggaaTTGCAGCATCTTAATGAATACAGTTAAtcaatcagaggagatttagaagcgGGTATAGTCTATGGACACGGAAAAATAAGTTGGTATACTGTCTGCCACATCCTTCTACACTTATGAGGACATTTGGTCATCTTTAgtgcaaaaacaaactgtgaccatgctgtgttttctcctcattcatataaagaataaaaacaggaatCATTGATTTACAGCTTGATGTTAATCTGTTTCCTGTTAGGTGTTGTGGCTGAGTGAGGATGCCACTCCTACAACTCCGTCTCCTCGTCCCTTACCCCCCGGGTCCAACTCGGGTCAGGGGGGAATCACATCAGAGCTGAATCCTATGGGGCCCGGCGGGTTAGCTAAACATCCACCAGCACGACCACAGCATACCACGCCTGACCCCGAGTTTGCAACTGAGGTACaagacacacagcagagtccactcagccccacacacacacacacacacactatattaacattttctgttgttgttctgtgCACAGGGGGTTCTGCGTATCCATCTGGCCGAGGCTCAGAACCTGATAGCAAAGGATAACTTCATGGGGGGCATGGTGAAGGGGAAGAGCGACCCCTACGTTAAGATCCGTGTGGCTGGCGTCACTTACCGAAGCCACACCATCAAAGAGAACCTAAACCCCGTCTGGAATGAACTCTACGAGGTATCACATTCACCTCATGCTCGATCTATCTGATGAAACTACGAGGTTTTAGATGAGatttatgtattgttttttttctacgcTTCAGGTGGTTTTGACCCAGCTGCCTGGTCAGGAAATCCAGTTCGAGCTGTTTGACAAGGACATCGATCAGGACGACTTCCTTGGAAGGTGCTCCCTGACATTGCGAACAAAACTTAAAGCATATTTGACTCTTGGCCCTTTTAACTGAAGGAACATGTGTCCACGGGAAAGcaaattgaattgaattctgAAGTATTGATCGAGTCCTGTCTTTGCAGGTTCAAGCTAAACCTACGAGATATCATCAGCGCACAATTTATTGATACGGTGTGTGACACTTAGCAGGAATTAtgctaaaacacaattaaatatattttttccttaTTGATGTAGTAATACAGACATTCCTGTGCTGCTTCTGTTACAGTGGTACACTCTCAATGACGTGAAGTCGGGCAGAGTTCACCTGGTGCTGGAGTGGCTGCCCAGAGTCTCTGACCTACCCAGACTGGAGCAGGtaagatatttattttgttaaatttggatttaccatggcaacaatcaAAAGAGGGGTTGtaattgtgacaaaaaaaaagaaacaccctgACTGTCCATACCTTGTCTTAAAAGCTgcaaataaatgataaatacaaATTGCAATGGTTATTGCACGATTCATTTCACTAAGATTCTCcttctcactttctttttctctcatttcctaCTTCCTTCAGATCCTGCAGTACCAGAACCAGCAGTCGTACCAGAACAAGGTTTTGCCTTCTTCggttgtgctgtttgtgtatgtggagcGTGCCCATGGTCTGCCGGTGAGGTCATATATGTATATGAGTCCTTTGGGTTCTATTTGTTGTTTAGTGTGCAGAAGAACAATAGCTGCTTTTAGTGGCAGATCATTGCAGAGTGACATAATACATCCACATTTACATATCAGATGAAATCAGTGGTGATGTAacgtttattattttaattagaTAAGTGCTGTTGATTACAGGTATTGTGGTATGACATTTTTGTTTGCTATTTCAGTTGAAGAAGAGCGGAAAGGAGCCTAAAGTTGGAGCGGACGTCATCTTCAAAGGCGTTTCACACAGAACCAAGGTGTGTTAATGACATCTTAGATACGCTTGTGAATACAACTAAAGAGAATCAATGTTTGACAAATCATCCTGCTTATTCTGAACATAGATTTGTGAGCGTTCCACATCACCTCGTTGGGATGAAGCCTTCCACTTCTTGGTTCGTGACCCCGGAGACGAAACACTGACAGTGAAGGTGAGAAACATGAATAGAACCTGTGATTCCTATTTTTGTCCGAACTTTGTACTTTTAAAGCAGTTAAAATAAATTCATGCCATTCATCGGGTTGTTAAAGGGAATCTCAATGCTGATATTATACACAAATATGACATGAGGCAGTGAAAAAAACCCtttgtgtgtccgtgtgtttgAAGCTCTCACACAGCTGGGGTCAGGCCCTCGGGTCCCTGACTCTTCCTCTCAGAGAGGTTCTGTTCGAGCCGGGCTTAGTGCTCGACCGCTGGCTCAATCTGGACGGAGCGCTGCCAGAGAGCCAGATACTACTGAGGGTCACACTCAAGGTACTGAAAATACATCCTACTTATTTTCACAATATTATAGTTGTATTTGAGTATGTGGACATTTTAGTAATGAGGATACTtcaatgtcaaaaaataaaatctgatattGATCCAATATAGtagttgactttatttttttaagtaaaccAATTTGTTTTCTTGCAAGATAAGATGATTAATAGAAGCAGGTTTGTTTCcaaatgttgaacttttgcTTTAACAGCATGAAACAAAACCAGCATATATACTTTGTTCAGATATTGAAATGGtatattttaataaacaataacTTAAAGAGATTTGGGGAAATGTATGAGGATTTATTTCAAGCATAAAAAGAAGTAGAATGTAAATGTTATTATGCTGAgcggtgttttttttttttttttttttttttaaatctctcgtCTTGCAGATCTTGGACACTCAGCTGGCCGTGTGTCGTAAGCCTCCAGGGGACGCAGGCAGTGATGCTGGAGGAGATGAAGTATTGCCTAGATGGGTGCCTTCCCATTTAGACATCAGACAGAGAAGTGGATTCAACCTGTGAGtcatacacatgcacatcaGAGCCCCTTTGTAGTCACTGTGTCTAGTATTCATTAGGGTTTCATTAGCAgactttctgtttatttgacCACATAATCACACCTTCTGTTCTTTTTAGATCTGGTGACAACACAGGCTCAACAGGACAGGTGAAGCTAACCATCGGCTACTCAGTGGAGGAGAGCAGGCTATTCATCGCCGTTCATGCCTGCAGGTCTCtatcttttgtttatttatttaaacgtcatttaaccaggagaaaatACCTTTGAGAATAATTAATCTATTTTTCTCTTACTTTTTAAGAGTGTCTTGGTAGCAGCACAATTAACAAAGTTTCCAACAAAGAATGAACAGcgatacaaaaaaacacaatatacagtacatgtaaacattgaaatatgaaataactAGAAAAACAGCATGTATGTATCTGTATGACCTAGTATTCTGTATTACCAGCAcattttgtgaatgtgtttgttataCTCTTTCAGAGCCCTCGCCGCCTGCTCCAAAGACGGTGCTGACCCTTATGTTTCCTTCATCCTGCTTCCTGACAAGAAGGCAACAACCAAGAGGAGAACTGCCACCAAGAAGAGAGACCTCAACCCAGAGTTTAACGAGAGGTGAGACAAACACATGTAACTCTAGATTCTGATGGTAGTATGAGGATGAAATCAGACTTCTCCCActtccctctcactctctctctctctctctgtctttctgtagGTTTGACTTTGATTTCTCTCTGGAGGAGTCCATACAGAGAAGACTGGACCTGTCTGTGAAGAACAGCGTCTCCTTcatgagcagagagagggagcttaTAGGCAAGGTATGTGTCATCAGTCAGGTGACTGAAATGCACCTCGCTGTTTCAAAACATGCCATCATAAATCACCTTGTTGTTACTGTTTTAGCGATAATGAATAGATACGAGGgatacagaaa
Coding sequences within it:
- the esyt1a gene encoding extended synaptotagmin-1 encodes the protein MPPSDAEPGMSGGAAIPAPALPSHPPGERAVSVLWSFGKCLGALLPVYLAGYYGFSISVVLFGLMIYMGWKHSRLEKVMRLKSAMYLLDNERTFTTENVLRTKRDLPPWVNFPDVEKVEWLNKILQQAWPFIGQYLEKLLVETIAPAIRTSSIHLQTLSFTKVNLGDKALKVVGVKAHTEHDKRQVMLDLYLSYAGDVEINVEIKKYFCKAGVKGVQLHGKLRVILEPLIGDVPLVGAITMFFIRRPKLDINWTGLTNLLDIPGLNAMSDTMIMDAIASHLVLPNRLTVPLVANLHVAQLRSPLPRGVVRIHLLEAEDLTAKDTVIKGLIDGKSDPYAVLRVGTQIFTSHHVDSNLNPQWREMFEVIVHEVPGQELEVEVFDKDPDQDDFLGRVKVDLDIVKKARVVDDWFNLKDVPSGSVHLRLEWLSLLSSADRLSEVIQKNQNLTSKTADPPSAAILAIYLDQAHALPMRKGNKDPSPMVQISIQDATKESKTCYGTNSPVWEDAFTFFIQDPRKQDIDIQIKDDDRSLSLGSLTLPLSRILATPELTMDQWFQLENSGSASRIYIKIVLRVLWLSEDATPTTPSPRPLPPGSNSGQGGITSELNPMGPGGLAKHPPARPQHTTPDPEFATEGVLRIHLAEAQNLIAKDNFMGGMVKGKSDPYVKIRVAGVTYRSHTIKENLNPVWNELYEVVLTQLPGQEIQFELFDKDIDQDDFLGRFKLNLRDIISAQFIDTWYTLNDVKSGRVHLVLEWLPRVSDLPRLEQILQYQNQQSYQNKVLPSSVVLFVYVERAHGLPLKKSGKEPKVGADVIFKGVSHRTKICERSTSPRWDEAFHFLVRDPGDETLTVKLSHSWGQALGSLTLPLREVLFEPGLVLDRWLNLDGALPESQILLRVTLKILDTQLAVCRKPPGDAGSDAGGDEVLPRWVPSHLDIRQRSGFNLSGDNTGSTGQVKLTIGYSVEESRLFIAVHACRALAACSKDGADPYVSFILLPDKKATTKRRTATKKRDLNPEFNERFDFDFSLEESIQRRLDLSVKNSVSFMSRERELIGKLLLDLDQIDLKTGVTQWYDLVAEAN